TTCAATTGTTGGAACTTTAGATTTACCAGCATGATTTCGTAATTGTTCTTGAATATTTAATAATTCCTTACAAGCTTGTATAGTCTCTTCATCTGATTTATTAATCCATTCTTCAGGATTTCTACTCATAATTCTTTCTTTCACTATTTCAGGTGATATTGTGAGTAATATGCACTTTGAGCCGAGTGTTACTAAATCCTCCTCCAGTTTAAATATCTCTTCTTTGTCCGAATCCGGGAAAGTAACTCTATGATTTAAGTGAAATCGCTCTAATACAAAAAACAATCCCCTTGATCTTCTAGATGCCGGACCTAATTTAACTGCCCAATCATTTAATTGTTTTAACATATCTACTCTTTCACGGAGTAATTTTAAATGTTCATCTCGTGATAGAGTTATGTACTGTCCATGAACATTGTTCAATATTTGAGAATAATGTTCACCAAGAATAACTACACTTCGCTCAGCTGTTTCATTTTGAGCTTGATATTGTTTGATTGCTCGTAATACTGATGTCTTTCCAGCATTTGAATAGCCTTCAAGAATAATACCTCTGATATTCATATCTTCTCCTCTTTATGCAATGATTTCGCCTAACGTTCTTGTGTTCACGAACCCGAGAGTCTTAAGACGCAAAGCGCCGGGTCGCCAGACTTAGCCTCGCAGGATTGTCTGCCTGACACCATTTCCTCGACTTATCTTCTGACAGACACTGGGAGCTATGGATCGCAGCGTGAATATGATGTTATCGGAATGTTCGGGCCTCGTTGATGCCACTCTCTAATTGTTACTTTATTTTTCTAAAGTCTTTTTTTATTCACTTTGTTTCTTTCCAACAGCAATCCATCTTCCATCAATATCCTCAAATACAAATTCACTATTGTTATAATCCGTTCTTGCTAACGGGCGAATGATCTTTACCCCTAAATTAATAAATTCATTTTCTATTTCTTTTTGTTCACTTGTTATCAAGTACGCATCATAACCGTATCCATGAATTAATCTATTGGGTTGAATTTTATCATTCTTTGATTTAGTAAGAACAATTTCAATCGAATCTCGATAAAGGCATACATGAGGTTCCACCGAATTAAGATAATAGACAGATCTAAATCCCAATCCCTCAAAGTAGCTTGCCGTTTTGTAAAAGTCAGTTGTCGGGAATATTTGCAACAAATTCGAAAAGCCTTTAATCATCACTTTATCTCCTTTAGTTCTTTTTGAATTTATATTTTTTTACCATTTACCGAATTTCCGATAACGTTCCTGTATTCACGAACCCGCGAACCTTAAGACGAGGAAGTCGCCGGCCGCGGTTAGGTTCGCAGGGTTGTCCGCCTGAATCCACATCTCTGAAAACCCTGGAGCCGATGAGAATCGTTAATAGGTTGTTATATGATGTAGGTGCCTTCTTTGAATATTCAAAACTCACTTCAAAATCAATCCTCTTAAATACTTTTTCATTAATTCATTTGAGATACTAAGAGCTTCTTCTCTATTTGATGCGGGTATTGTATCATTTGTCCATTATCCGAGCTACAGCCCTTATTTTCTTTCTCCTTAATATCAAAAACTGAAATAGTAACCTTACTAAAATTATGATTTATATATATAACTCCATATTGATATAAATTTGCAGTTTTATTCTCAATATATGAATGCACAATTACTCCGTTCATTTCCTTGAAAAAGCTTATTTCTAACTCTCTTTGATTCTCTGGTACTGGAATTTCTTCACCTTCAATAATAATTGTTCCTTTAAATGTTTTGTTCCCGGTTAAACTTCTCCGAAGTTCACCTTGGCGATCAAGGAGCGACAGCGACGATGTAGGAATGCAATGTTAGCCGATGGCCCTTCTTCTCTGAAATACTTACTATTTTTTATATTCTTTTCTTGTTATAAATTTTTGGTAGTATTCTTTAAACATTTGATAGATAAGATCTATTTCATCAATTTCATTTATAAATTTTACATATATCTCATTTTTTTGTTTTTGTTCTAGTTCAGTATTGAAATCAGAGTCTTCATATTCATTAAGTAATTCATAAAAATACTCACAAGATTCTTTAACACTTTGACAACTGTCGGAATGCTGTCCTGATGAAAAAAGGAAATTAGCCCATGATATTTCTCTTGTTACATATTTCAAATATAAACAGGCAATGTATTGGTCAGAAAGATCCCCATAGTTAATCTCTAAAAATGGTTCGGAATGTATATATTTATTAACAATATCTACTGCCGCTGCTTGAAATCGAACAATTGATAATTCTATTACCCAGTACGGAGGCTTCGTGTACTCTTGGATAATATCATCACAAAATAACTGATAGTGTTTGTACCATATTAATTTACTATCAAGCATAACACTTAGTTTACATGCGAATTCTTTATTAACGATTATCTTCATAGGATAACCCCAGTTCTTTTTATATTAATTATTAAGGGCTTTCGTCTAACGTTCGCGCATTCCTGACGTTCAAGCTGCTTAAGGACTGTAGGTCCGGGTCGTCAGACTTATCCGGTTGAATGGATCGCCTGAATAAGCTCCTTGGAAATCCTTCTTAGCGATCAAGGACGAATGCCCGCAGTAGGAATGCGGTATTAGGTGATGTCAGTGCCTTCTTCGAAATCATCTACAATATATTTATCTTTTTATTTATTTATTTTTGCCTTGATAAATCTGATCCATCCATTCTTCTAATGTATCCCTGATTTCGAATCTATCCTTTGATTTCTTACTCCATATAACTTCCCATTCTTCATTAACTAAAACTAATTTATACGAACCATTAGCATCTGAATCAGGATACCAGCCAAGATCTATAATCAATTTGTTTTTTTGAGGTATTATCCAACTACCATTCTTCAACTCCATTTTATTAATTTGTAATATATCTTCTGGTAATTATTCCCAATTTACTAAAAATTGATCTTCTTCAGATTTCTCAGGTTCAATGTCTTCAAACTTGTTATAACATACAGCAAAATCTGCAAGTACCATAAATCTCATCAAAGGCATTTGATCTAATCCCCTTTATGTAAAAAACTAATTGAAGTAATGTTTTGTCACAAGTTTTTTATGTTTTGGTTTTATATTGCACTGATTTCACCTAACGTTTCCGCATTCACGACGTTCAAGCGGCTTAAGGCACGTAGTTCCGGGTGGCTCAGCCACTTTGCCGGTTGAATGTGTCCTGTGAATCACTCCCTCGAAATGCCTCTTCCGGACCAAGGGTAGGCTTGCCGGCCCGCAGCGTTGAATGCGATGTTAGGTGTTGTTCCTGCCCTCTTCGAGATTACTTAAAGGTTCGTTAGATCTTTGTGAATGTGTTAGGATTTAAATAAAAAGTATCATTTATCTGTCATATCCCATTAAATTATATATCTGCACTTAATAACTTGTATTTATTATTAAAATAAACATGTATTCTGTGACCACCAAATAACCCTCCATCATCATATTCACAGTATATATTGTTATCATTGATTACAATGTCGAGAAGAGTAATAGCTCTTTCAAACTTTTCTTTTGTTACATCATATTTCCCTGCATCTACATCATCCCAATTTAAGCTTTCATCATTCTCATCATACTCGGGCCAAAAATCATTTTTGTAATTAATTAATTTATCTGTTATAGCTAACTTTGCATTTTCATCAAATTCTTGAATACATAAAAAAAGTTTTTCTGCTCTTTTCATCATCTCATTAAAATCTGCAGATTCATCCCTCATATCCAGTGACCAATGTATGTCGCCGCCTTTATGACTATATGCTTTACTAATCCCTTCATAGACAAATACTCCAATTAACTCACTTTTAATTACCCTATCCAAAATCAATTACCTCCTGACACATAGCTATACTTCATTTGAGCTACTTTTCTTGGCTTAATTGCAGGAATTGCACCTAACGTTGCGCATTCCTGACATTCAAGCGGCTTAAGGCACGGAGTGCCGGGTCGTCAGACTTAGCCGGTTGGATGTGTCGCCTCGATTCTACCTCTTCGAAAATCCTTATGGCGACCAAGAGCGCATGCGACGATGCAGGAATGTTTTGTTAGCTGATGTTCGGCACTTCTTTGATATGCTTACTTAATTTGTTCTACTAATATTATTTCTATATCATTGCAATAAAAGCTGATGTCATCAGTCACAATATCCCTTGAGAGCGTAAAATATTTTGTGTAAATAGATAAATAGAAAAAGGAAGACCTTTTCTTGTAGAATTGAGTTACCACACAAAATTCACAGAGAGAGGTCTTCCCTATGAATCATTTTACAACAGATTTAGTTCAAGCTCTAGTCACAAAAAAAGATGTGACGGAGGTTTTTCGTAATCACTTAGAAGCTGCCATGAATCATCTGCTAGAGACGGAACTTACTGCATTTCTAGACTATGAAAAATATGACCGTATAGGCGTAAATTCAGGTAATTCTCGAAACGGTGGCTACTGTCGAACGCTTCATACCGAGTATGGGGACCTGCAGTTAAACATTCCTCGAGATCGTAATGGAGAGTTTAAGCAACAGACCGTAGCACCGTATAAACGCTCAAATGACACGCTAGAATCTTTCGTTATTCACATGTTTCAAAAGGGTGTCACGATGACGGAGATTGCCGACCTAATCGAGAAAATGTATGGTCACCACTACACGCCGCAAACCGTATCGAACATGACCAAAGTAATGGTCGAACATGTCGATGCTTTTATGAAACGACCACTTGAGAAGCGCTATGTGTGCGTCTATATCGATGCTACCTATATCGCGGTTAAGCGTAAAACCGTATCTAAGGAAGCGGTCTATATTGCCGTAGGAATTCGTGAGGATGGCACCAAGGAAGTACTCACGTACGCCGTTGCACCGACCGAATCAGCTTACATCTGGAAAGAACTGCTCCAGGACGTGAAAGAGCGTGGTACCGAACAAATCCTTCTGTTTATCTCCGATGGACTCACAGGCATTGTGAATGCGATTCAGGAGATCTATCCGCATGCGAAGTACCAAACATGCTGTGTTCATTTAGTTCGTAATATTGCCCATAAAGTTCGAGTCTCAGATCGAGCAGAAGTCTGTGAGGACTTCAAATCCGTCTATCGATCCGACGATGAACAAGCTGGTAAAGAAGCGCTAAAAGCCTTCTGTGACAAGTGGAAAACCGCTTATCCTAAGGTCATTAAATCCCTACGAGAAAACCCCTATATCTTTACGTTTTACAGTTTTCCTAAGCCGATATGGAGAAGCATTTATTCGACGAATTTAATCGAGTCGTTTAACAAACAGATTAAGAAATACACGAATCGTAAGGAGCAATTCCCCCATGAAGAAGCACTAGAAAAATTCTTGGTTGCACAGTTTGAAAGCTATAACCAACGCTTTGCTACCCGTTGTCACATTGGTTTTGATAAAGCTCGTTCAGAACTGCTAGCTATGTTCTCCACCAAAGACTAACCCTAGTTCTACAAGATAAGGTTATTTTCATTTACACATAATTCTTGACGCTGCCTATCCCTTATCCAGTAATTTAATGAATTCCAACCGTCTTCTCTTATATCGATTATTTCAAATATATCTAATTGAATCTCTTTACTGTCAATCGATAATTTCAGACTTTCAATATGATTAAAGTTTACAATTATTTTGTATTCGTTATTGTTTGTTACATAGATTATCGAAGTCTCTAATATCGTTTCATCTTCATAAAATTTGTTCTTCACTGAAGTGAATTTAAATTCATTTATTGATCTACATTTACTCCATGAAAAATCCCCAATTACATTGATCTTTTCAAAGTTTTTAATTGTGCTTTTCTTCATTTATTCACTCTTCCCTTGATTAACTAGAATACCCTAGAATATCACTTTAATCACAAAAGGATACTTAGTAAGACCACGCTTTATATGATCTTGCCGAATTTCTGCTAACGTCTCTCATATTCACGAACCCGAGAACCTTAAGGCACGTTTGGGCCGGCCCGCTATGCGGTTAGGTTCGCAGGGTTTTCCGCCTGATCAACTTCCTCGAAATGCCTCGGGCGGATCGAGCAGCCGTCAGGTTGCGATGCGTGAATACGATGTTATAGGATGTATCTGACTTCTTCGAATATGCAAAGAGCCTTACTTAACTCTATCTTTAATTTCATTAATTTGTTTAATATGTCTTTGTTCATGCAAGTATAGTGATCTAACCCATTCAATTAATAACATCTCCTTAAAAACTGGGTGTATAAAATGTCTTCTACTCAGCACTGATGGGTCTTCTACTGTGTTTAATAATTCGTATAACTTTTCTCTTGAATTGTTTAGTTTTTCAATGATTTCTTGATATTCTAAAATTTCGTCAGTTGGTTTAGCAATGTCAGGAGCTTCTATCTTTTTACTTCTATCAAGTAGAAATTCTAATGGTTTATTCTCTATGAATGAATCTTCCTTGCTCTTTAATCCTTTCTTTATTGCTACGACATATAATTCTTCTGTCTTAATTAAGTGTTGACATACCTGACTAATACTCCAACTGTATGCGTCTTTCCGTTTGTTTAATTGATCTCCACTCAATTCATTAAGAATTCCTAGTAATTCGTCTCTTGTTTCTTTTAATTTTTGATTGATATCTTGAAGTTCCATGGAAAACTCCCTTTCTTTAATTTTTTGCGGATATTTCCTATAACGTTTGTACATTCACGAATCCTGACCGACTTAAGGCCGTCAGGCTGGGCGCCATGCGCTTAGTCGGTGCAGGGTTGTCCGCTGAATTCACTTTTCCGAAATGCTTCTTGCGGACCGAGGAACCGTCAGGGTCCGATGCGTGAATGTTTTGTTATCTGTAGTTACCGGCATCTCGAATTCACCTACATTTATCTTATAATTTCATGCAATAAAGAACTTCGTCGTCTACGATTTTACCTGTATTTTCAAATCCAAATTCTTCATATATTTTTTTTGCAGAATCGTTTTCTGGATCAAACGATAAATATATTTCTGAGCATTCCTTGTTCTTACTCATCTCTTTAATGATTAGACTTATGGCCTTTCTACCGAAACCTTGACGTTGAAATTTATAGTCAATCATAATACGGCATAATTCAAAACAATTATCCTCCTCTGAATATCCATACATTGTAAATCCCACCATTGTATCTTCACTATAAATTGCTTTTGTTATCCATCCTTTTTCTATCTTTGATTGTGCAATCGAAACTGCATTTGAAGCTACAAATTTCTCTACAAGGTAATGATTTTTATCAGGATCAGTCGTTAGAAAGATACATTCTAGCCAGTTAGCTTCGTCTATATCCTTTAATAAAACTTCCACGAGATCGCCTTCTTTCTAATGTTCTATCGGTAATTGCAGATAACGTTTATGTATCTACGAACCCGAGAGGCTTAAGGCGCATCGCGCCGGGTCCGACAGACTTAGCCTCGCAGGGTTGTTCGCTGATTCAACTTCACCGTTTGTCACTTCTTGCTAACCAAGGGCAAAGCCCGCAGCGTAGATACGTTGTTATGTGATGCACCTGACCTCCTCGAATTACTTGTGAAACATTTGTTGAATCTTAATCAGCACATACTTAGAAATCATTTCTCTAACACAATAATTTTGTAATTTCCATTTAATACAGAACTTTCTTGGTGATTAATATTCAATGGAGTACTTCTTAGTATTTCATCAAACCTTCTATTTATATCTGTTCCAAAAATTGAGGTGATCATATTCAAAGCTTTACGCAGAATGTTTGGTTTTTTATTCTCATCTAAAAACTTATCAAATACCAATATGGTACCAGAAGGTGAGAGAACTCTTGTTGCTTCTAACAAAGCTTTTTGGGGATTCTCCACAACACTTAAAATTAAGTTTAAAATCACAAAATCAAATTTCTCATTCTCAAACTTTAATGATTCTGCATCCATATTCAGTAGTACAACATTATTTGTTTTTTTACGTGCTTTTTCTAGCATCTCATTTGAGATATCAATACCGAAAATCTCAATATTGTTAGGTAGCAACAGAATATCTTCTCCGGTTCCAACTCCTACTAATAAGACTTTATTTTTGGGTTTAATATCTATCAATGAAAACGCCCTCATCCTAGCATTTCTAAATATACGATTCCCCATCAAAAAATCATAAATAGGAGATAAAATCTTGTATTTCTTTATATTTGTATTGTTCTTCATTACAGTTAATCTTTCTCCTTTCATATTAGTATCGTTCTACAATTTTCAGGGGTTTTACATAACGTATCAGCATCTGCGACATGACCCGGCCTTAGATAGCTCTTATCATAGGCCGGGTCATGTGTTGTCTGAGTTTACTTCCATGATTTCACTCCCGACAACCAAGGGGCGAATGCCACGCAGCGCAGATGCTTTGTTATATGCTGTTGGGGCCATCTTGCGTTACCTTCACATTCTCATTCATTTGCTAAGTATTCAATTACGGGATAGGAAATCATGTTCCTATCTCTGTAGGTTGAAATGATTACGTCACTTTGTGTACTCAAAATGCCTTGTTGTAATATTACAGGTTTGAATCCTCTTTCAATTGCTCCATTATAGGTAAATAATACGCAATGCTCTGCTGCAAATCCTGCAATGATGACTAACTCAATACCATGATTCAATAAAATTTGTTCTAGTTCTGTCTTCCAAAAAGCATTCGAGTTCTCTTTAGTCATTTTTAGGTCATTATTCTTGATTTCAATTTCTGGAATAAAATTATATTCCTCTCTATTTGATTCTTGAATACCTTCTAAGTCCTGAATATGTATGACTACGTGGTCTTTAGAACGAAGCAAGTCTGCAACATAATTGATATATTCACAAGCTTTATCTACAATTTTCTTTTCCATTTGATCCTGCAAGTAAATTGCTTGCATATCAACAATTAAGAATCCTAACCTCATCGAATCTACTCCTCAAAATGTTATTTAAAGTACTTGCCCCAATTGCATATAACGTTCTTGTATTCACGAACCCGAGAACCTTAAGCGAACGAAGTTAGCGGCCGCGACGCGGTTAGGTTCGCAGGGTTGTCCGCCTGCTCCCGCTTCTCCGAAAGTCCTCGGGCGGACCAGGCCCAGGAGATTGTTCTTATGCACTATATTCAATTGCTGAAGACCTACCAGAACTGTATGAATGATCTCTTGGTAACCATGGAGTCGCTGGCTGAATCTATTAAAACCTATCACTTGCTCCGAACCATTCCGGGTGTCGGACCACTAACAGCTGCTATGCTGATCGCTGAAATTGGAGATATAAAAAGGTTTCCATCAGTTAAACAGCTAACAGCTTTTGCAGGGCTAGACTCAGCTGTTCACGAATCAGGAACCTTCAAATCTAAGAAGAATCGAATATCTAAACGAGGCTCTTCGTACCTTCGAACAGCCCTTTACCAGGCTACCATTTGCGCGATTTCCAGGCAAATTCATGGCCCAAGAAATTCGATTCTCTTTCAATTTTATCAGCAAAAACGCAATGAAGGCAAACCGGCAAAAGTCGCGATCGTTGCTACTTCTCACAAGCTTTTACGTATTATTTTTGGAATGTGGAAGTCTGATCAAGCTATTAAATGTGGTTAATCCTATAATTAGAATTTAATTTCCATTAAAACTCACTCTAATGAGTTAGTTTATTTAAGTGCGTCTATCTTTTTCCTATTAAAATATTATTAATGGTAGAGTTGACTTTGATTAGCTGGTTTATATGATGGGCCTGACGTCTGCGAGAATTACCCATTTCTCTCTTACCCTAACTCCTGGGGACACTCTGAATTTATTGAATTAAGCACCTTATGTTTCTGAAAGCTCAATTAATTCATTTATCTCATTCTCTGGCAGCAATATGTTTCCGCAATATACTCTGTCTGAATGGAATTCCCACTCACCATATGCAACCATAATAGTCTTACATTTAAATTTTTTTACTAATGCCCACACTCCTAAATCCCCTTGTGCACTAGCTTGAAATAAAATCCAATCGTTATATTCAGTCCTACATGGTTTTCTAAAAAATTTAAAATATCCTAAATATTCTTCTCCGTCCTTTTGTGTGAATTTATCAGTGATCCTTTCTAAGCGTATTACTTCTTCGATCTTAATATTTATCCAAGCTCTTTCTTCATTTTTAGAAATAATACTTTCAAAACTACACTTAATAATTGCTGATGAATCTATTTCATTTGGATGTTCCTCCCATCCGTTAAAACTTGATAGAGCAGGTCTGAACAAAGTCCAAAACTTTTCTCCAACTGACATATTAAAAGGAAAATGGACTTGTACTTTTTTCATCTCACCAGCTATTGGGGGGATTGAAGTCCTTTCCCAATTCCTAATACTCAGATCTGGTACATCTTGCGAAAAATTTGACCATTCCATAACATCTTCATACGCAACCATTTCAAAACCTTTTTTATCATTTAAGTTTTTTTCCGGCACTTGTTTACATGCACTACATATAAAAGTTAAATTATCAAATTCCATACATTACCTACTTTTAATTTAATTTCCCTAGTCACTTCATGAATTGATGTTTTATTTGGTTTTTAAATTTACAGGCCTTTCACATAACGTTGTTGTATTCACGAACCCTCACTTCCTTAAACGACTGAAGGGAGTGGCCGCGACGCGGTTAGGCAGTGCAGGGTTGTCCGGCTGACTTTGCTTCCCTGCTACTGAATCATCTTCTTCAAAACTACTTTTTACAACTTTGGCCGGACCAAGGAGCGATAGCGACGCAGCGTGAATATGGTGTTGTAAGATGTCAGGGGCTTCCTGAATTCACTTTCAAAATATGCTCTTCTATATGTTCTAATTTTAATTATTCATTGCACTATATATCTGTTAAATACTAATGCTTTTCAGTTTAGAATTCTTCTAAAAAAATAAAATTAAGATGCCTCCAAATAATAAAATACAAATAAATACTACAATAAATGCAACTATAAAGTTTAACCATGCTGGACGTTCGCCAATCGGCTCTTTATTCAATTGAGTAATTTTGATTTCAATATTTTCTAGTCTTTCATTGATCTTTTTTAATTCATTTTCAATCTCCATTGAAAATCCTCCAAATAATATCAAGTATAGTCTTTCCCCGATTTCTTATAACGTTTTGGTGTTCGCGAGCTCTCACTGGCTTAAGGAGCAAAGCGCCGGGTTCGACGGACTTAGCCAGTGCAGGGTTGTCTAAGACTCCATGGGAGAGACCTAAAGGAATAATTCGGTTATTTCTTTCATAATCCTCATGTTCCTCTTAATATATCTTTATATAAGGAGACTCAAGGGAAATTCTTTCAACACAAAAAGAGATTCTCTCTAAAGTTTCTTCCTTTTTAACCTCATACTTATAAGAGGATATATAGCCAAAACTACCAAGTAATTTTTGTTCCTCCATTGAGTTCACTTCCTCAACAATTTATCTTTTCCCGACTTTCGCATAACGTTCTTGTATTCACGAACCCCCACCGGCTTAGATAGCTCTTATCTTAGCCAGTGCGGGATTGTCCGCTGAAATCACTTCCTCGAAATTGCTTCTCGCGGACCGATACTTGAATTCTTTGTTATCTGAAGTATCAGACTTCTTTGAATAACCCTCAAAAGCTCTTCTTGATAAAAGGCATATCTGAAAGAAGTTGAATGTTGTTATTTATTTCAAGGAATATTCCTTCGAAGTCAAATTCCTCTTCTTCTAATTTAATAATCCAATGATGACCGGCCGTAACCTTGGATACCCCTGCCTTACCTTCGGGATTTACAAAGGCTTCCCATCTAATAAAAGGTAAACTGTTATGGGTCATACTTCCTTGAAAAGTATTAATTAATTCTTTGTTTATAAAATCAGTCTTGTTTAAGTAATTCTTATCAATCTCAAATTGATATTCGATTTCTAATTCAGTAAATGCTTCATTGTCAAGATCATCATGAGTACACTCTTCGGTCTCATCATGGTAAAGTGAGCAGTTCCCACCGTATATTGATTCGGCAGTCAACATACTATCCCAATGAAAACTTATTTCTGCTCTAATTAAATGTGGAGGATTGTCATCAATTGGCACACAGAGGAAAGAGAAGTTTCTTTCTAAACTTATAGTGTCGATTTGATTTTTCATGTGATAGGGATCCAACCCAGAATCACTTGCAGATTGTAAAATTAGATTAGTAAAATCCTCATATTTAATCATATATACCTCCGTGAGATTACCTAAAATTATTGTTATATTTCAGCTAACGTTTCCGTGTTCACAACGTCCCACCACCTTAAGGCTCTATAGGAGCCTTCGTCTGTATTTGCCTTCTTCGATTGGATCAACCATTAACAGGTTCATGAATGTTCCGCCCCATCCGATCCAAAGGACTCTGGATGCGGCGGATATCTTTGATGCTGACATGGGTATAGATGTCGGTTATCTTCGAGCTTGCGTGTCCTAGTAGTTCTTGAATGTATCGAAGATCTGTGCCGTCTCTAATAGGTGAGTAGCCAAGGAGTGCCGCAGCGTGTGTACTGTAGCTGGCTTAGATATTCCCGCTTTACGTATAGCTTTCTCAAAAACATGTTGCAGAGACCATTCAGTAAGATGGTGATCTCGATCTTTTCCTTCTGGGAACAAGTAATTGATTATAAGTTGAGTCTCCATATAGGATTGTAGCATTGAATAAGCTGCGTTCACCGTGCCCTATATAGGCCTTTTGAGTCTTAATGTATACCCTTTCATCTTTAAAGTGTCCCTCAGCTTTTGCAAAGCATCCTTTTCAGCACCAGTGTGAAGTTGTAGAAGCTCAAGAAACCACTCCACCAAGTGAGGGCTTTTCACCACTACAGGCAAGTCCTGCAATGCATGGCACAGGACCAGAATAGCCAATTTCCTCCCTGGAATCACCCAATACTTTGCCGTAGCATCCGATTTACGACCGGGAACACTA
The nucleotide sequence above comes from Paenibacillus sp. IHBB 10380. Encoded proteins:
- a CDS encoding AAA family ATPase, with the protein product MNIRGIILEGYSNAGKTSVLRAIKQYQAQNETAERSVVILGEHYSQILNNVHGQYITLSRDEHLKLLRERVDMLKQLNDWAVKLGPASRRSRGLFFVLERFHLNHRVTFPDSDKEEIFKLEEDLVTLGSKCILLTISPEIVKERIMSRNPEEWINKSDEETIQACKELLNIQEQLRNHAGKSKVPTIEINTDSKNWSECARLIIDGNDFA
- a CDS encoding GNAT family N-acetyltransferase, whose protein sequence is MEVLLKDIDEANWLECIFLTTDPDKNHYLVEKFVASNAVSIAQSKIEKGWITKAIYSEDTMVGFTMYGYSEEDNCFELCRIMIDYKFQRQGFGRKAISLIIKEMSKNKECSEIYLSFDPENDSAKKIYEEFGFENTGKIVDDEVLYCMKL
- a CDS encoding cysteine hydrolase family protein — encoded protein: MRLGFLIVDMQAIYLQDQMEKKIVDKACEYINYVADLLRSKDHVVIHIQDLEGIQESNREEYNFIPEIEIKNNDLKMTKENSNAFWKTELEQILLNHGIELVIIAGFAAEHCVLFTYNGAIERGFKPVILQQGILSTQSDVIISTYRDRNMISYPVIEYLANE
- a CDS encoding IS110 family transposase, encoding MSACSRFSESPRADQAQEIVLMHYIQLLKTYQNCMNDLLVTMESLAESIKTYHLLRTIPGVGPLTAAMLIAEIGDIKRFPSVKQLTAFAGLDSAVHESGTFKSKKNRISKRGSSYLRTALYQATICAISRQIHGPRNSILFQFYQQKRNEGKPAKVAIVATSHKLLRIIFGMWKSDQAIKCG
- a CDS encoding DinB family protein — encoded protein: MELQDINQKLKETRDELLGILNELSGDQLNKRKDAYSWSISQVCQHLIKTEELYVVAIKKGLKSKEDSFIENKPLEFLLDRSKKIEAPDIAKPTDEILEYQEIIEKLNNSREKLYELLNTVEDPSVLSRRHFIHPVFKEMLLIEWVRSLYLHEQRHIKQINEIKDRVK
- a CDS encoding glyoxalase; translated protein: MIKGFSNLLQIFPTTDFYKTASYFEGLGFRSVYYLNSVEPHVCLYRDSIEIVLTKSKNDKIQPNRLIHGYGYDAYLITSEQKEIENEFINLGVKIIRPLARTDYNNSEFVFEDIDGRWIAVGKKQSE
- a CDS encoding DUF2262 domain-containing protein, encoding MDRVIKSELIGVFVYEGISKAYSHKGGDIHWSLDMRDESADFNEMMKRAEKLFLCIQEFDENAKLAITDKLINYKNDFWPEYDENDESLNWDDVDAGKYDVTKEKFERAITLLDIVINDNNIYCEYDDGGLFGGHRIHVYFNNKYKLLSADI
- a CDS encoding IS256 family transposase; this translates as MNHFTTDLVQALVTKKDVTEVFRNHLEAAMNHLLETELTAFLDYEKYDRIGVNSGNSRNGGYCRTLHTEYGDLQLNIPRDRNGEFKQQTVAPYKRSNDTLESFVIHMFQKGVTMTEIADLIEKMYGHHYTPQTVSNMTKVMVEHVDAFMKRPLEKRYVCVYIDATYIAVKRKTVSKEAVYIAVGIREDGTKEVLTYAVAPTESAYIWKELLQDVKERGTEQILLFISDGLTGIVNAIQEIYPHAKYQTCCVHLVRNIAHKVRVSDRAEVCEDFKSVYRSDDEQAGKEALKAFCDKWKTAYPKVIKSLRENPYIFTFYSFPKPIWRSIYSTNLIESFNKQIKKYTNRKEQFPHEEALEKFLVAQFESYNQRFATRCHIGFDKARSELLAMFSTKD
- a CDS encoding class I SAM-dependent methyltransferase encodes the protein MKNNTNIKKYKILSPIYDFLMGNRIFRNARMRAFSLIDIKPKNKVLLVGVGTGEDILLLPNNIEIFGIDISNEMLEKARKKTNNVVLLNMDAESLKFENEKFDFVILNLILSVVENPQKALLEATRVLSPSGTILVFDKFLDENKKPNILRKALNMITSIFGTDINRRFDEILRSTPLNINHQESSVLNGNYKIIVLEK